One Solea solea chromosome 5, fSolSol10.1, whole genome shotgun sequence genomic window carries:
- the ccpg1 gene encoding cell cycle progression protein 1 isoform X4 yields MSETSSDAESSCGWTIITNEGSDIETLLLEAVVDYGTELSERPPVEESELQDTHASALAECDETLRDQTMAETLFCSQDRDDAAGKEQVTLLSSSDHSDIMTLRDTREDEHADVEDEAAASEESYLGTSCSSQYAFTAADTAGLIRSHWTLPQSLLNLGKHLRSQLTGGRSFTVFPVKQQAATNTSSSEDETGPSSSTVLRRRRVRRNTTSTLTEPQEETLESGLHQDHDREDDREEVKEEDDREEVKEEDREDDREDDREDDREEKQQETGVRPPDDVRVRGRCRSIVHTCVVLALVVGACMSFSRLYGTQQIPEEPELFVCLGSDVDPEEPFLNQALKEDADHHHENQEINIKQAQRDDSEMFLKQKATERTSMMAEQQRLTAENQQLSTLQEELRHLRSKLSRLEKTGAGVDSVRSENQRLKEQLEEKKQAITNVHVQREELMAEAQTLKKKLEEERKVTHELRSELNDLRSDVHGSGAEELQSRLTELEKRLGFEKQRSDLWERLYVENKDRAKGDAESTVKRPKKGMAGKVQETFDAVKNSTKEFVHHHKEQIKKAKEAVKENLRKFSDSVKSTFRHFKNSASTLMNKARGFCHGKCDGRDPNAKESWQHRAHRPQNTRKPGHKVHQDRGPNMKGCSGVLDCAYQESTSLFNRAMEPITADEFYQLLQSYVQQEVDHFHHWKELERFINNFFHNGVFIHDQMLFTDFVSGVEEYLADMREYQGLHGDVFGDLDDYVYRHFFGDAYAKHYSPRRPFEKPVTDSKEEVKSRHHQRRQQRARSRPRSGGNSERHMADVKIEVGPLPFDPKY; encoded by the exons aTGTCGGAGACATCGAGTGATGCAGAGTCGTCCTGTGGCTGGACCATTATTACTAATGAG GGTTCAGATATTGAAACATTGTTATTGGAGGCTGTCGTGGATTATGGCACTGAGCTGTCGGAGCGCCCTCCAGTGGAGGAATCGGAGCTGCAGGACACTCATGCCTCTGCACTCG CTGAGTGTGACGAGACGCTGAGAGACCAGACCATGGCGGAGACGCTGTTCTGCTCCCAG GACAGAGACGACGCTGCAGGGAAGGAGCAGGTGACTCTGCTGTCCTCCAGCGATCACTCTGACATTATGACCCTGCGAGACACGAGGGAGGACGAGCATGCAGACGTGGAGGACGAGGCAGCGGCCAGCGAGGAGTCTTACCTGGGCACGTCGTGCAGCAGCCAGTACGCCTTCACTGCTGCAGACACAG CAGGTTTGATCAGGAGTCACTGGACTCTTCCTCAAAGTCTGCTGAATTTAGGAAAGCATCTGAGGAGCCAGCTCACTGGAGGGCGCTCTTTCACAG TTTTCCCAGTGAAGCAGCAAGCGGCGACAAATACGAGCAGCAGTGAGGACGAGACGGGACCGAGCTCCAGCACTGTCCTACGAAGACGGAGGGTGAGGAGAAACACCACGAGCACGCTGACCGAGCCTCAGGAGGAGACGCTGGAGTCTGGTCTGCACCAGGACCACGACAGAGAGGACGACAGAGAGGAGGTCAAAGAAGAGGACGACAGAGAGGAGGTCAAAGAAGAGGAC AGAGAGGACGACAGAGAGGACGACAGAGAGGACGACagagaggagaagcagcaggaaaCTGGAGTCCGACCTCCTGATGATGTGCGAGTGCGAGGCCGGTGCAGAAGCATCGTCCACACCTGCGTCGTGCTCGCTCTGGTCGTCGGCGCCTGCATGAGCTTCAGTCGCCTCTATG GCACACAGCAGATTCCAGAAGAACCagagctgtttgtgtgtttgggttCTGATGTGGATCCAGAAGAACCTTTTCTAAACCAG GCTCTGAAGGAAGATGCTGATCATCATCACGAGAACCAGGAGATCAACATCAAACAG GCCCAGAGAGATGACTCTGAAATGTTTCTGAAACAAAAAGCCACTGAGAGAACTTCCATGATGGCTGAGCAGCAGAGGCTGACGGCTGAAAACCAGCAGCTGTCCACACtccaggaggagctgagacacCTGCGCTCCAAGCTCTCACGTCTGGAGAAGACGGGAGCTGGAGTCGACTCAGTGAGGTCAGAAAACCAGAGGCTGAAAGAGCAGCTGGAAGAGAAGAAGCAGGCCATCACTAACGTCCATGTGCAGAGGGAGGAGTTAATGGCTGAAGCACAGACGctgaagaagaagctggaggaggagaggaaggtcACACACGAGCTGAGGAGCGAGCTGAACGATTTGAGGAGTGACGTCCATGGTTCAGGAGCAGAGGAGCTGCAGTCACGTCTGACGGAGCTGGAGAAGAGACTGGGCTTCGAGAAGCAGCGCTCGGACCTGTGGGAGAGGCTGTACGTGGAAAACAAGGACCGAGCCAAAGGAGACGCAGAGTCCACGGTGAAAAGGCCAAAGAAGGGCATGGCAGGGAAAGTGCAAGAGACATTTGACGCTGTGAAAAACTCCACTAAAGAGTTTGTTCATCACCACAAAGAGCAGATCAAAAAAGCAAAGGAGGCCGTGAAGGAAAACCTGCGCAAGTTTTCCGATTCTGTCAAATCCACTTTTCGACACTTCAAAAACTCAGCGTCGACGTTGATGAACAAAGCTCGAGGCTTCTGTCACGGGAAATGTGACGGAAGGGATCCGAACGCTAAGGAGAGCTGGCAGCACAGAGCCCACAGACCTCAGAACACTCGCAAACCGGGACACAAAGTTCACCAAGACCGAGGTCCAAACATGAAAGGATGCTCTGGGGTTCTTGACTGCGCCTACCAGGAGTCCACGAGTCTGTTCAACAGAGCCATGGAGCCCATCACAGCCGACGAGTTCtaccagctgctgcagagctacGTGCAGCAGGAAGTCGACCACTTCCACCACTGGAAGGAGCTCGAGAGGTTCATCAACAACTTCTTCCACAACGGGGTCTTCATCCACGACCAGATGCTGTTCACAGACTTTGTCAGTGGCGTCGAGGAATATCTGGCAGACATGCGCGAGTACCAGGGGCTGCACGGCGACGTCTTCGGAGATCTGGACGACTACGTCTACAGACACTTCTTTGGAGACGCCTACGCCAAACACTACAGCCCCAG ACGACCGTTTGAAAAACCCGTCACAGACTCAAAGGAAGAGGTGAAGTCCAGACATCACCAGCGGAGGCAGCAGAGAGCCAGATCTCGACCCCGCTCAGGAGGAAACTCTGAGCGTCACATGGCCGACGTGAAAATAGAAGTGGGTCCGCTGCCGTTTGATCCCAAATACTGA
- the ccpg1 gene encoding cell cycle progression protein 1 isoform X6, with translation MSETSSDAESSCGWTIITNEGSDIETLLLEAVVDYGTELSERPPVEESELQDTHASALAECDETLRDQTMAETLFCSQDRDDAAGKEQVTLLSSSDHSDIMTLRDTREDEHADVEDEAAASEESYLGTSCSSQYAFTAADTVFPVKQQAATNTSSSEDETGPSSSTVLRRRRVRRNTTSTLTEPQEETLESGLHQDHDREDDREEVKEEDDREEVKEEDDREEVKEEDREDDREDDREDDREDDREDDREEKQQETGVRPPDDVRVRGRCRSIVHTCVVLALVVGACMSFSRLYGTQQIPEEPELFVCLGSDVDPEEPFLNQALKEDADHHHENQEINIKQAQRDDSEMFLKQKATERTSMMAEQQRLTAENQQLSTLQEELRHLRSKLSRLEKTGAGVDSVRSENQRLKEQLEEKKQAITNVHVQREELMAEAQTLKKKLEEERKVTHELRSELNDLRSDVHGSGAEELQSRLTELEKRLGFEKQRSDLWERLYVENKDRAKGDAESTVKRPKKGMAGKVQETFDAVKNSTKEFVHHHKEQIKKAKEAVKENLRKFSDSVKSTFRHFKNSASTLMNKARGFCHGKCDGRDPNAKESWQHRAHRPQNTRKPGHKVHQDRGPNMKGCSGVLDCAYQESTSLFNRAMEPITADEFYQLLQSYVQQEVDHFHHWKELERFINNFFHNGVFIHDQMLFTDFVSGVEEYLADMREYQGLHGDVFGDLDDYVYRHFFGDAYAKHYSPRRPFEKPVTDSKEEVKSRHHQRRQQRARSRPRSGGNSERHMADVKIEVGPLPFDPKY, from the exons aTGTCGGAGACATCGAGTGATGCAGAGTCGTCCTGTGGCTGGACCATTATTACTAATGAG GGTTCAGATATTGAAACATTGTTATTGGAGGCTGTCGTGGATTATGGCACTGAGCTGTCGGAGCGCCCTCCAGTGGAGGAATCGGAGCTGCAGGACACTCATGCCTCTGCACTCG CTGAGTGTGACGAGACGCTGAGAGACCAGACCATGGCGGAGACGCTGTTCTGCTCCCAG GACAGAGACGACGCTGCAGGGAAGGAGCAGGTGACTCTGCTGTCCTCCAGCGATCACTCTGACATTATGACCCTGCGAGACACGAGGGAGGACGAGCATGCAGACGTGGAGGACGAGGCAGCGGCCAGCGAGGAGTCTTACCTGGGCACGTCGTGCAGCAGCCAGTACGCCTTCACTGCTGCAGACACAG TTTTCCCAGTGAAGCAGCAAGCGGCGACAAATACGAGCAGCAGTGAGGACGAGACGGGACCGAGCTCCAGCACTGTCCTACGAAGACGGAGGGTGAGGAGAAACACCACGAGCACGCTGACCGAGCCTCAGGAGGAGACGCTGGAGTCTGGTCTGCACCAGGACCACGACAGAGAGGACGACAGAGAGGAGGTCAAAGAAGAGGACGACAGAGAGGAGGTCAAAGAAGAGGACGACAGAGAGGAGGTCAaagaagaggacagagaggatgaCAGAGAGGACGACAGAGAGGACGACAGAGAGGACGACAGAGAGGACGACagagaggagaagcagcaggaaaCTGGAGTCCGACCTCCTGATGATGTGCGAGTGCGAGGCCGGTGCAGAAGCATCGTCCACACCTGCGTCGTGCTCGCTCTGGTCGTCGGCGCCTGCATGAGCTTCAGTCGCCTCTATG GCACACAGCAGATTCCAGAAGAACCagagctgtttgtgtgtttgggttCTGATGTGGATCCAGAAGAACCTTTTCTAAACCAG GCTCTGAAGGAAGATGCTGATCATCATCACGAGAACCAGGAGATCAACATCAAACAG GCCCAGAGAGATGACTCTGAAATGTTTCTGAAACAAAAAGCCACTGAGAGAACTTCCATGATGGCTGAGCAGCAGAGGCTGACGGCTGAAAACCAGCAGCTGTCCACACtccaggaggagctgagacacCTGCGCTCCAAGCTCTCACGTCTGGAGAAGACGGGAGCTGGAGTCGACTCAGTGAGGTCAGAAAACCAGAGGCTGAAAGAGCAGCTGGAAGAGAAGAAGCAGGCCATCACTAACGTCCATGTGCAGAGGGAGGAGTTAATGGCTGAAGCACAGACGctgaagaagaagctggaggaggagaggaaggtcACACACGAGCTGAGGAGCGAGCTGAACGATTTGAGGAGTGACGTCCATGGTTCAGGAGCAGAGGAGCTGCAGTCACGTCTGACGGAGCTGGAGAAGAGACTGGGCTTCGAGAAGCAGCGCTCGGACCTGTGGGAGAGGCTGTACGTGGAAAACAAGGACCGAGCCAAAGGAGACGCAGAGTCCACGGTGAAAAGGCCAAAGAAGGGCATGGCAGGGAAAGTGCAAGAGACATTTGACGCTGTGAAAAACTCCACTAAAGAGTTTGTTCATCACCACAAAGAGCAGATCAAAAAAGCAAAGGAGGCCGTGAAGGAAAACCTGCGCAAGTTTTCCGATTCTGTCAAATCCACTTTTCGACACTTCAAAAACTCAGCGTCGACGTTGATGAACAAAGCTCGAGGCTTCTGTCACGGGAAATGTGACGGAAGGGATCCGAACGCTAAGGAGAGCTGGCAGCACAGAGCCCACAGACCTCAGAACACTCGCAAACCGGGACACAAAGTTCACCAAGACCGAGGTCCAAACATGAAAGGATGCTCTGGGGTTCTTGACTGCGCCTACCAGGAGTCCACGAGTCTGTTCAACAGAGCCATGGAGCCCATCACAGCCGACGAGTTCtaccagctgctgcagagctacGTGCAGCAGGAAGTCGACCACTTCCACCACTGGAAGGAGCTCGAGAGGTTCATCAACAACTTCTTCCACAACGGGGTCTTCATCCACGACCAGATGCTGTTCACAGACTTTGTCAGTGGCGTCGAGGAATATCTGGCAGACATGCGCGAGTACCAGGGGCTGCACGGCGACGTCTTCGGAGATCTGGACGACTACGTCTACAGACACTTCTTTGGAGACGCCTACGCCAAACACTACAGCCCCAG ACGACCGTTTGAAAAACCCGTCACAGACTCAAAGGAAGAGGTGAAGTCCAGACATCACCAGCGGAGGCAGCAGAGAGCCAGATCTCGACCCCGCTCAGGAGGAAACTCTGAGCGTCACATGGCCGACGTGAAAATAGAAGTGGGTCCGCTGCCGTTTGATCCCAAATACTGA
- the ccpg1 gene encoding cell cycle progression protein 1 isoform X7, with amino-acid sequence MSETSSDAESSCGWTIITNEGSDIETLLLEAVVDYGTELSERPPVEESELQDTHASALAECDETLRDQTMAETLFCSQDRDDAAGKEQVTLLSSSDHSDIMTLRDTREDEHADVEDEAAASEESYLGTSCSSQYAFTAADTAGLIRSHWTLPQSLLNLGKHLRSQLTGGRSFTVFPVKQQAATNTSSSEDETGPSSSTVLRRRRVRRNTTSTLTEPQEETLESGLHQDHDREDDREEVKEEDREDDREEKQQETGVRPPDDVRVRGRCRSIVHTCVVLALVVGACMSFSRLYGTQQIPEEPELFVCLGSDVDPEEPFLNQALKEDADHHHENQEINIKQAQRDDSEMFLKQKATERTSMMAEQQRLTAENQQLSTLQEELRHLRSKLSRLEKTGAGVDSVRSENQRLKEQLEEKKQAITNVHVQREELMAEAQTLKKKLEEERKVTHELRSELNDLRSDVHGSGAEELQSRLTELEKRLGFEKQRSDLWERLYVENKDRAKGDAESTVKRPKKGMAGKVQETFDAVKNSTKEFVHHHKEQIKKAKEAVKENLRKFSDSVKSTFRHFKNSASTLMNKARGFCHGKCDGRDPNAKESWQHRAHRPQNTRKPGHKVHQDRGPNMKGCSGVLDCAYQESTSLFNRAMEPITADEFYQLLQSYVQQEVDHFHHWKELERFINNFFHNGVFIHDQMLFTDFVSGVEEYLADMREYQGLHGDVFGDLDDYVYRHFFGDAYAKHYSPRRPFEKPVTDSKEEVKSRHHQRRQQRARSRPRSGGNSERHMADVKIEVGPLPFDPKY; translated from the exons aTGTCGGAGACATCGAGTGATGCAGAGTCGTCCTGTGGCTGGACCATTATTACTAATGAG GGTTCAGATATTGAAACATTGTTATTGGAGGCTGTCGTGGATTATGGCACTGAGCTGTCGGAGCGCCCTCCAGTGGAGGAATCGGAGCTGCAGGACACTCATGCCTCTGCACTCG CTGAGTGTGACGAGACGCTGAGAGACCAGACCATGGCGGAGACGCTGTTCTGCTCCCAG GACAGAGACGACGCTGCAGGGAAGGAGCAGGTGACTCTGCTGTCCTCCAGCGATCACTCTGACATTATGACCCTGCGAGACACGAGGGAGGACGAGCATGCAGACGTGGAGGACGAGGCAGCGGCCAGCGAGGAGTCTTACCTGGGCACGTCGTGCAGCAGCCAGTACGCCTTCACTGCTGCAGACACAG CAGGTTTGATCAGGAGTCACTGGACTCTTCCTCAAAGTCTGCTGAATTTAGGAAAGCATCTGAGGAGCCAGCTCACTGGAGGGCGCTCTTTCACAG TTTTCCCAGTGAAGCAGCAAGCGGCGACAAATACGAGCAGCAGTGAGGACGAGACGGGACCGAGCTCCAGCACTGTCCTACGAAGACGGAGGGTGAGGAGAAACACCACGAGCACGCTGACCGAGCCTCAGGAGGAGACGCTGGAGTCTGGTCTGCACCAGGACCACGACAGAGAGGACGACAGAGAGGAG GTCAaagaagaggacagagagga CGACagagaggagaagcagcaggaaaCTGGAGTCCGACCTCCTGATGATGTGCGAGTGCGAGGCCGGTGCAGAAGCATCGTCCACACCTGCGTCGTGCTCGCTCTGGTCGTCGGCGCCTGCATGAGCTTCAGTCGCCTCTATG GCACACAGCAGATTCCAGAAGAACCagagctgtttgtgtgtttgggttCTGATGTGGATCCAGAAGAACCTTTTCTAAACCAG GCTCTGAAGGAAGATGCTGATCATCATCACGAGAACCAGGAGATCAACATCAAACAG GCCCAGAGAGATGACTCTGAAATGTTTCTGAAACAAAAAGCCACTGAGAGAACTTCCATGATGGCTGAGCAGCAGAGGCTGACGGCTGAAAACCAGCAGCTGTCCACACtccaggaggagctgagacacCTGCGCTCCAAGCTCTCACGTCTGGAGAAGACGGGAGCTGGAGTCGACTCAGTGAGGTCAGAAAACCAGAGGCTGAAAGAGCAGCTGGAAGAGAAGAAGCAGGCCATCACTAACGTCCATGTGCAGAGGGAGGAGTTAATGGCTGAAGCACAGACGctgaagaagaagctggaggaggagaggaaggtcACACACGAGCTGAGGAGCGAGCTGAACGATTTGAGGAGTGACGTCCATGGTTCAGGAGCAGAGGAGCTGCAGTCACGTCTGACGGAGCTGGAGAAGAGACTGGGCTTCGAGAAGCAGCGCTCGGACCTGTGGGAGAGGCTGTACGTGGAAAACAAGGACCGAGCCAAAGGAGACGCAGAGTCCACGGTGAAAAGGCCAAAGAAGGGCATGGCAGGGAAAGTGCAAGAGACATTTGACGCTGTGAAAAACTCCACTAAAGAGTTTGTTCATCACCACAAAGAGCAGATCAAAAAAGCAAAGGAGGCCGTGAAGGAAAACCTGCGCAAGTTTTCCGATTCTGTCAAATCCACTTTTCGACACTTCAAAAACTCAGCGTCGACGTTGATGAACAAAGCTCGAGGCTTCTGTCACGGGAAATGTGACGGAAGGGATCCGAACGCTAAGGAGAGCTGGCAGCACAGAGCCCACAGACCTCAGAACACTCGCAAACCGGGACACAAAGTTCACCAAGACCGAGGTCCAAACATGAAAGGATGCTCTGGGGTTCTTGACTGCGCCTACCAGGAGTCCACGAGTCTGTTCAACAGAGCCATGGAGCCCATCACAGCCGACGAGTTCtaccagctgctgcagagctacGTGCAGCAGGAAGTCGACCACTTCCACCACTGGAAGGAGCTCGAGAGGTTCATCAACAACTTCTTCCACAACGGGGTCTTCATCCACGACCAGATGCTGTTCACAGACTTTGTCAGTGGCGTCGAGGAATATCTGGCAGACATGCGCGAGTACCAGGGGCTGCACGGCGACGTCTTCGGAGATCTGGACGACTACGTCTACAGACACTTCTTTGGAGACGCCTACGCCAAACACTACAGCCCCAG ACGACCGTTTGAAAAACCCGTCACAGACTCAAAGGAAGAGGTGAAGTCCAGACATCACCAGCGGAGGCAGCAGAGAGCCAGATCTCGACCCCGCTCAGGAGGAAACTCTGAGCGTCACATGGCCGACGTGAAAATAGAAGTGGGTCCGCTGCCGTTTGATCCCAAATACTGA